The genomic region AACAGCCACATTATCTGGTAAGTTTCCGCCCGAAAATAAATCACCTAATTTTATCGGTTACAGGCTACCACAATGGAAACCTGCGAAGTGAGGCAATGCGTATGCCAAATATGAACCCTGAATCATTAATGAAAGACTTCACTCCTTATGTTGCTAAGGATGGCGAAGAATACATGAACGAAAACCAGTTGGCGCACTTTAAAAGCATTCTACTCAACTGGAAGCAAAATCTTATGGAAGAGGTTGATCGCACCGTTCACCACCTTAAAGAAGAGGCCGTGAACTATGCAGATCCAAATGACCGTGCTAGCCAAGAAGAAGAATTTAGCCTAGAGCTTCGCGCGCGCGATCGTGAGCGTAAACTGGTTAAAAAAATCTCTCAGACAATCGAGCTAATTGATGCTGACGATTATGGCTTTTGCGAAGAGTGTGGCATCGAAATCGGCATTCGCCGCTTAGAAGCTCGCCCAACAGCGACCATGTGCATTGACTGCAAAACTCTGGCTGAAATCAAAGAGAGACAAATCGGCGGCTAAGCACTGTGCATTTAAGAACAGTACTTAAACACAATGTCTAACCACGACGACCCCGTTTCGACTGTCTATCGTGGCCGCTTTGCACCTTCGCCAACCGGTCCTCTCCATTTTGGCTCGCTAGTCAGCGCATTAGCGAGCTATTTGGACGCAAAAAAACAGCAAGGCAGCTGGATCATTCGCATTGAAGATGTGGATGGAACACGCTGCAAGCCTAGCTTTTCCGAGCAAATCACCGAAACCCTTAGAAGTTACCAGCTTTTTTCTGACGAACCAATTCGCGTTCAAAGCCAGCACAGTGAAATTTACGAGCAAAAGCTGTCTGAATTAAAAAGACAACAAATCGTATTCCCCTGTAATTGCACTCGCCAGTCCCTTGCTCAGCATAATGGCAACCACCCTCAGGAATGCCAGAGCACAACTAGTAAACCTCATTCATGGCGACTAAAAGCCAGCTCAGCGGTTTATCTATGCCAAGATGATATTCAAGGTTCCCTGCAGCTCTCTGAAGATCTCAAAAACAACTGCCCAGTTTTAAAACGAAAAGACGGCTTCTTCTCTTACCAACTTGCTGTCGTGGTTGACGATCACTTACAAAACATCAGCCATTTGGTGAGAGGGGCTGATCTAATAGAAACCACGGCTCAACAACTACACCTCTATAATTTATTTGGCTGGACACCGCCGAGCATTTGCCACATCCCACTTATAATCAACCATTCTGGCGACAAAATCAGCAAACAAAATCACGCAAGAGCCATTGAAAACGGTCACCTCCCCACCCTATTGCGTGCACTCCACTATCTAAAAATTGACCTAACGGAACCCTCTTCTATAGCAGAAGCAATATCCCTAGCAATTGAAGCCTGGGATCCAAGCAAATTAAAAGGAATAAAAGACCTTCCCCTCGAAAAACAGGACCTGCACTTCATCTGAATACAGCTGCAGCGACCCATCCGACACCAAAGCAATAACATTCACACTGATTTAGATATCTATAGTCTCGACCAACCAGCCTGCATGTGTATAATCGTTACACTAGTTACAAGAGGTGACAATTCATGCACAGCATTATGATCATTTGCCCAGACAGCTCACCACTAAAAGAATCAGAAAAATGGCTGTCTCGATATGGCTTTCAAGTAAACACCAGCAACACGCTAGAACAAGCCAACCGATACTATGAGCTATCTGAATTTCACCTCCTACTCATTGATCAAGAGGCTATCAATCAATTAGCCGAAGGTCATTTAGAACTGCCTAGCACACCACATCGCATTGTACTTGACGCAAAAGCCAGCCTAAGCACAGGCGTTAGCAGCATGGCACAAGGTGCACTTTACTACCTTCCCCTGCCAACAGACTCTGAAAGCCTACTAAAACATGTCGTCAATGCCCTAGAAAAAAAAGAACAATCAACACAAACAACAGAATCCATAGCTCAAACCTCCTCTAACTCCGCGGAGGAAAGCATTGTTTTAGGCTCCGCTGGAAGCGGCATTATTGGCCAGTGCCCACCAATGCAAGAACTCTTCAGTGATATGCGTAAAATTGCAGGTACCCATGTCACCGTCCTAATACGTGGTGAATCAGGGACAGGTAAAGAACTGGTCGCCAAAGCGCTTCATAACCTAAGCCAGCGCCATAACCACCCAATTATCAGCGTAAACTGTGCCGCCATTCCAGAAAACCTAATAGAATCAGAGTTATTTGGTCATGAAAAGGGAGCATTTACAGGTGCAAACTCCTCTCACGATGGTCTTATTTACGCCGCAGACAAAGGCACACTCTTCTTAGATGAAATAGGCGAACTGCCACTAGAAGCTCAAGCAAGGCTACTGCGAGTCTTACAAGAAGGAGAAATACGCAAAGTTGGCGCAACACAGTCAACCAAAGTAAACATCCGACTCATCACCGCCACCCACAGAAATCTAATAGATATGGTCAAGAACGGACTGTTCCGGGAGGATTTATACTATCGCCTTTATGTAATGGAGCTACTTCTACCGCCACTAAGAGATAGGGGTGATGACATCTCCATGTTGGCAAAAATTCTTCTTGAGAAAGCCTGCCAGAAGCACAACAAGCCGATCTACAAATACAACCAAACATTCGACAAAGCTATCAGGGCACACAATTGGCCAGGAAACGTGCGAGAGCTCGAAAACGCAATAGAAAGAGCCGTCATTCTTAGCCCGCCTGAAAGAGTCGAAGCAGCCAACTTAAAGCTTTCCAGCCAACAACAAAGCTTACATTCTACGAACATGCCACAGTCGACAGACAACGACTTAATGGCAGGCACGACACTGGATGATTACTTCAAACATTTTGTCCTTACGCACCAACACAAGATGACAGAAACACAACTTGCACATTCCTTGGGCATATCAAGAAAAAGTTTATGGGAAAGACGACAAAAACTGGCAATACCCAAAAAGGTAACAACATAAAAGTAACACTTGATACCAAAATACCCAAAAAACAAACGCAAAATTGTAAAGAAAGTGTACAAAAATATGCCAAAACCCAACAAAATCAGCACTTTATTGTTTTTGGCACAACAAATGCCTTATATACACCACAACGATAAGAAGATTGACCAAGAATAAAAATAAGTTAATCGTCGTATGTAGGTTCTTAAAAACAACAATAAAAATAGGAACACTGTAGCCTCTTCAAATAAAAATAAAAATTTGAGGCTATGGATGGAAAATCGCTTTGGATAATTGATCTTTTTAGATATACAAGCCTTCGGGCAATGAAAACAATGCAAAAATAAAAATAAAACCTGAGTAGAACTGCAGAAGCAGCACCCACTTTGTTTTCGGAACTAGTATCTTCATGTATCCAAAGCGATTATTTTATTTACTCATTAGTAAATATTAAATCGCTTCAGTTATCTCTTCTATATCGACATACCCATTTTGCTCAAACAATACCATTATCCGTGTAACTTTAGTCTATCACGTGTAGAATGCCCTTTTCGTTAACTTTAAAATTTGTTGTCTAATGCTTACAGGATTAAAATCTCTGGTACGTAAAGCTACCTCACTGTTTGCCTCTCCAAAGGCACAGACTTACCCTATTATCATCCCTCGCAGCGATCACAGCTTATCTCGACAAGACTTAAGCCCAAATGCCGTCAAAGTATTGTATCGCCTAAATAAAGCGGGCTTCGACGCCTTTCTTGTTGGTGGCTGCGTTCGAGACCATCTTATTGGCATTGAGCCTAAAGATTTTGACGTTGTTACCAACGCGACCCCCGAAGAAGTTCACACCATATTCTCAAACTCAAGACTCATTGGCCGCCGATTCAAATTGGTCCATGTCACGTTTGGGCGCGAAATCATCGAAGTCTCAACATTTAGAGCCAATTCCGCTCAAAACGACAGCAATGATGACAACGCACAGAACACCTCTTTGAAAGGCAAAGACTCCGCTCGATCCGCCCATGGCATCGTCTTGCGTGATAATGTCTATGGCAACATTGAAGAAGATGCAGAACGCCGAGACTTCACTTTTAACGCTTTATATTACAATGTCCAGGACTTCAGTATTCACGATTACTGCGGTGGCCTGAAAGACATTGAAAATAAACAGATTCGCATCATTGGTGATGCTCGTCAGCGTTATCAAGAAGACCCTGTTCGCATGCTGCGCGCTATTCGCTTTGCCGGTAAACTAGGATTTGAATTAGAAGCCGACACTGCGGCGCCAATCAAAGAAATGGCGCATCTTTTGGATCACATTCCACCTGCACGCCTATTTGAAGAAGTATTAAAACTGCTTGGCAGTGGCAATGGCATTGATACTTTTCATTTACTTCGCCAATACGGTTTGTTCCGCTACTTATTTCCAGACGCTGAAGCCTTATTGCAAAGTGGTTGGAAGCGTCACGACATCGACCCTGAAGCGTTCATTCTGCAAGGCCTAAAAAACACCGACGACCGCATCCAAAGCGGAAAAACCACTGCACCATATTTCTTGTATGCTGTACTGCTTTGGCCTAGCGTTGCACTTCGTCATGAAGAATTTCAAGCGCAGGGCATGCCAGCAACACCGGCTTTGCACCAAGCCGCTAACATGGTACTAGACAACCAAGTCGCATCCACCGCTATCCCGCGCCGATTCTCCACGCCAATGCGTGAAATCTGGGACATGCAGTACCGACTACCAAAGCGCTACGGCAAACGAGCGTTTCTACTACTTGAACATCCTCGCTTCCGTGCGGGTTTCGACTTCTTGTTGATTCGAGAACTAAGCGGTACTGACTTAGATGGATTGGGCGATTGGTGGGAGAAATTCCAGCACGGCACAGAAAGCCAACAAAGAGACCTGATCAAAAGTATCGATTCATTCACGAAAGACAAGGATGGCCCTAAAAAGCGCCGCCCTCGTCGTCGTAGAAAGAGCAATGGCAACACATCCGAAACAGCTAAACCACAAAGCGAAACTTTTGACGAGTAAGAGGATGCGCCTTGATACACGCTTATATTGGCCTCGGCAGTAATCTTGAAAATCCAGTGGCGCAACTTGATCGCGCCATTGAAACCCTAAAGAAACACGACGATCTAAAAAATCTTCGTGTTTCTTCTATTTACGGCAGCAAGCCCGTTGGCCCACAAGATCAACCGGACTACATTAACGCCGTCGCCTCATTTAATACCGATCTTCCCCCGCTCGCCCTACTTGATCTATTACAAAGTATTGAACAGTCACAACGTCGAGTCAGAGAACGTCATTGGGGACCGCGCACCCTAGATCTAGATCTGTTATTGTACGGACAAGAAAGAATACAATTACCAAGACTAAACGTGCCACACCCCTTTATGCTAGAACGAGGATTTGTGATAAAGCCGCTTAGCGACCTAGCTCCCGATATGCTCTTAGAAAATGGCAAAACTGTTACAGAGCAGCTACACCAACTTGATACCAGCGATTTGGTTTTTATCAAAGAAGAATAAACTATGTACTCAGATAACTCACAAAGAAAACTCACCAAACCTGTTACCTTATCCACTCTCAAAAAAATGAAAGCGGAAAAAGAAAAAATTACCTGTTTAACAAGTTATGACGCCTCTTTCACCAATGTCATGAACGTCGCAGGCGTTGAAACGATTTTGGTCGGTGATTCTTTGGGCATGGTCATACAAGGCCAAGACAGCACATTACCCGTAACAATCGAAGACATGTGCTATCACACCGCAGCGGTAAAACGAGGCAACACCAACGCTTTTATCCTCACAGACATGTCTTTCATGAGTTACAGCAAACCAGAACAAGCGCTCGATAACGCAGCAAAGTTAATGCAAGCCGGCGCAAACATGGTCAAATTAGAAGGCGGAAGCTGGTTAGCAGACACCGTAAAACTACTCAGCCAGCGTGGCATTCCTGTTTGTGCGCATTTAGGCCTAACCCCTCAGTCCGTACATAAATTTGGTGGCTACAAAGTACAAGGCAAAAGCCAAGATGCGGCCGATTTACTACTGCAGGAGTCGCTGGATCTTGTCGCTGCTGGCGCCGACATTCTTCTATACGAGTGCATCCCAACCGAACTCGGCAAAACACTGACAGAAGCCGTTCCAGTGCCCACCATTGGCATAGGTGCTGGTCATCACACAGATGGCCAAGTATTGGTAATGCACGACATGCTCGGCATCAACCTAGGTCACACACCAAAATTCGTCAAAAACTTCTTAACCGATGGCCGCAATGTGACAGAAGCCTTTGAAGCCTACGTCAAAGAAGTAAAAGACATGACATTCCCTGGGGCTGAGCACGGATTCAAATCATGAAAACATTCCACACCGTCGCTGAGCTTCGAACAGCACTGAAAATAGAACGCTTGAAAGACAAAAATATTGTGTTTGTCCCAACCATGGGCAACCTACATGATGGCCATATGTCACTAATTCGAAAAGCAAAAGAAGAAGGCGACGTCATTGTGTCATCTATCTTCATCAACCCAATGCAATTTTCGGATCAAAGCGACTTAGAGCGTTACCCAAAAACCTTGGAAGAAGACAAACGAGTCCTTGAGGCCAATGGCTGTCATTACCTGTTTGCACCAGATGCACTGGAAATGTACCCAGACGGCAAACGCAGCCAAACGCAAATTGAAGTCGTCGGCATTTCTGACATTCTTTGTGGAGCGTCTCGCCCAGGCCATTTTGTTGGTGTTTCCACTGTCGTGACAAAATTATTTAATATTGTTCAGCCAGACTGTGCCATATTTGGTAACAAAGACTTTCAACAACTTAAAGTTATTGAAGACATGGTGCGAGATCTAAGCTCTAACGTACGCATCATCGGAGTAGACACAGCACGTAACGAAGATGGCCTAGCCATGAGTTCGCGTAATGGTTACCTAACAGAAGAAGAAAGACGTATCGCACCAACAATTTATCAAACTTTGTTATGGGCGAAAGATGCGCTAATTAAAAACAGTGCGAGTCACGAGGACATCTGCGAACAAGCTCAAAAGAAGCTTGAAGCGGCTGGTTTCCGTCGTGATTATTTCGAAATCCGCGCACAAGAAAGCTTACAAACACCATCAGAAGAAGAGAAGCGCCTCGTTATATTAACGGCGGCATATCTAGGCAAAGCACGCTTAATTGATAACTTACGTGTAGAACTTGCTTAATTCACTTTGAGATCTAGGGAGATTGTAATGGGCTCACCCACCGAATTAACTACTTGGCAGAAACTAGCAGAGCACAAGCAAGAAATGGCTGCTGTCAGCATGAAGTCTTTGTTTGAAGCGGACCCAAGCCGTGCTGAAAAATACACCACTCAAGCAGCTGGCTGGACATTAGATTACGCAAAAAACCGCGCCAATGAAAAAACGATTTCTCTACTAACAGACCTAGCAAAAGAAGCGGGACTTGAAAGCGCCATCAAAGGCATGTTCAG from Marinomonas rhizomae harbors:
- the folK gene encoding 2-amino-4-hydroxy-6-hydroxymethyldihydropteridine diphosphokinase; the encoded protein is MHAYIGLGSNLENPVAQLDRAIETLKKHDDLKNLRVSSIYGSKPVGPQDQPDYINAVASFNTDLPPLALLDLLQSIEQSQRRVRERHWGPRTLDLDLLLYGQERIQLPRLNVPHPFMLERGFVIKPLSDLAPDMLLENGKTVTEQLHQLDTSDLVFIKEE
- a CDS encoding sigma-54-dependent transcriptional regulator, translating into MHSIMIICPDSSPLKESEKWLSRYGFQVNTSNTLEQANRYYELSEFHLLLIDQEAINQLAEGHLELPSTPHRIVLDAKASLSTGVSSMAQGALYYLPLPTDSESLLKHVVNALEKKEQSTQTTESIAQTSSNSAEESIVLGSAGSGIIGQCPPMQELFSDMRKIAGTHVTVLIRGESGTGKELVAKALHNLSQRHNHPIISVNCAAIPENLIESELFGHEKGAFTGANSSHDGLIYAADKGTLFLDEIGELPLEAQARLLRVLQEGEIRKVGATQSTKVNIRLITATHRNLIDMVKNGLFREDLYYRLYVMELLLPPLRDRGDDISMLAKILLEKACQKHNKPIYKYNQTFDKAIRAHNWPGNVRELENAIERAVILSPPERVEAANLKLSSQQQSLHSTNMPQSTDNDLMAGTTLDDYFKHFVLTHQHKMTETQLAHSLGISRKSLWERRQKLAIPKKVTT
- the panC gene encoding pantoate--beta-alanine ligase; translation: MKTFHTVAELRTALKIERLKDKNIVFVPTMGNLHDGHMSLIRKAKEEGDVIVSSIFINPMQFSDQSDLERYPKTLEEDKRVLEANGCHYLFAPDALEMYPDGKRSQTQIEVVGISDILCGASRPGHFVGVSTVVTKLFNIVQPDCAIFGNKDFQQLKVIEDMVRDLSSNVRIIGVDTARNEDGLAMSSRNGYLTEEERRIAPTIYQTLLWAKDALIKNSASHEDICEQAQKKLEAAGFRRDYFEIRAQESLQTPSEEEKRLVILTAAYLGKARLIDNLRVELA
- the gluQRS gene encoding tRNA glutamyl-Q(34) synthetase GluQRS; the protein is MSNHDDPVSTVYRGRFAPSPTGPLHFGSLVSALASYLDAKKQQGSWIIRIEDVDGTRCKPSFSEQITETLRSYQLFSDEPIRVQSQHSEIYEQKLSELKRQQIVFPCNCTRQSLAQHNGNHPQECQSTTSKPHSWRLKASSAVYLCQDDIQGSLQLSEDLKNNCPVLKRKDGFFSYQLAVVVDDHLQNISHLVRGADLIETTAQQLHLYNLFGWTPPSICHIPLIINHSGDKISKQNHARAIENGHLPTLLRALHYLKIDLTEPSSIAEAISLAIEAWDPSKLKGIKDLPLEKQDLHFI
- the dksA gene encoding RNA polymerase-binding protein DksA is translated as MPNMNPESLMKDFTPYVAKDGEEYMNENQLAHFKSILLNWKQNLMEEVDRTVHHLKEEAVNYADPNDRASQEEEFSLELRARDRERKLVKKISQTIELIDADDYGFCEECGIEIGIRRLEARPTATMCIDCKTLAEIKERQIGG
- the pcnB gene encoding polynucleotide adenylyltransferase PcnB is translated as MLTGLKSLVRKATSLFASPKAQTYPIIIPRSDHSLSRQDLSPNAVKVLYRLNKAGFDAFLVGGCVRDHLIGIEPKDFDVVTNATPEEVHTIFSNSRLIGRRFKLVHVTFGREIIEVSTFRANSAQNDSNDDNAQNTSLKGKDSARSAHGIVLRDNVYGNIEEDAERRDFTFNALYYNVQDFSIHDYCGGLKDIENKQIRIIGDARQRYQEDPVRMLRAIRFAGKLGFELEADTAAPIKEMAHLLDHIPPARLFEEVLKLLGSGNGIDTFHLLRQYGLFRYLFPDAEALLQSGWKRHDIDPEAFILQGLKNTDDRIQSGKTTAPYFLYAVLLWPSVALRHEEFQAQGMPATPALHQAANMVLDNQVASTAIPRRFSTPMREIWDMQYRLPKRYGKRAFLLLEHPRFRAGFDFLLIRELSGTDLDGLGDWWEKFQHGTESQQRDLIKSIDSFTKDKDGPKKRRPRRRRKSNGNTSETAKPQSETFDE
- the panB gene encoding 3-methyl-2-oxobutanoate hydroxymethyltransferase; its protein translation is MYSDNSQRKLTKPVTLSTLKKMKAEKEKITCLTSYDASFTNVMNVAGVETILVGDSLGMVIQGQDSTLPVTIEDMCYHTAAVKRGNTNAFILTDMSFMSYSKPEQALDNAAKLMQAGANMVKLEGGSWLADTVKLLSQRGIPVCAHLGLTPQSVHKFGGYKVQGKSQDAADLLLQESLDLVAAGADILLYECIPTELGKTLTEAVPVPTIGIGAGHHTDGQVLVMHDMLGINLGHTPKFVKNFLTDGRNVTEAFEAYVKEVKDMTFPGAEHGFKS